TTGGCGAAGTTCGAGGAGCTGTTGAACCTCTTGAGGCAGACGCGGCACTGGAAGGGCTTCTCGCCGGTGTGGATGCGGCGGTGCGTGGCGAGGGCCGAGGCCTGCGTGAACGCCTTGCAGCACACAGGGCAGGAAAAGGGCCGCTCGCCCGTGTGCACGCGCAGGTGCTCCTTCAGATCTGTGGCTCTGCGGAAACGCTTCTCACACGCGAAGCAGAGGTACGGGCGCTCCGGGGCTGTGAGggctggagagggagaggggagcgtcGTTTGCGAGAAGGAGTGCGGAGTTAAGGGACGCTGCTTGGAAGCTGCTTCCTTTTTCAAGATGCCCTCGTCCAGCAGTCCCCAGGCTGCGGAGTGGGTTTCCCAAACCGATCCCGCCTGGCTCCTTGTCTTCCCTTCCTCTGGTAATCCCAAAGGATCAACAAAAGGGTGCTGGGATTGCATCTGGAAATCTGATATGCCATGGCGTTCAGGATCTAGGACTgattcctcctccttctcctcctgggTTTGCTCAGGATCATCCATTACTAGCTCATTCCCAGTTCCAACTCTCGCAGATCCAGCATGCAGATCCCcgaacctggccaggtattcctGCCCGTCCACCTCGATCAAGGTCGGGAATCCAAGCCGATTCTCGGAATCTCTGTTTTGGAAGCCGGAGAGCTTCTCCTGCATGGAACAGCCAGTGGGTTCGTCCGGGACGAGCCAAGGGTTTTGGGAAACATGGTTCTGGCAGGAGCCTATGTTTGACGACCCGTGGCTGGACTGCTCCTCTTGGGATTCCACTCCAGGGCTGGCTTTTTCCAGGGAAGTTGGGTCAGCTGGTGTCTGGATCAGCTTGATCAAAACTGGGTAAGATTTCAGAGTAAAGCCATTGTGTTCCATTATGTCCCCTTCTATGTAGCACTCAGAATTGTAACTAGCAGAGGAAGAAGCAGACAATgaatgagtattattattattataattattattgataGGATTTTCTCCTAAATCAGGAGGGATTCTATGGAGCTGTTTCAGCAGGGTTGGGAATGATATAATATTCAGTCTGTCTTTGTGTCCCGTGAAGTGCGACGGATTCCCAGCGGCGTCATTCCCAGTTTTAGGAGATCTGATTGGGAGATCTGAGATGTCTGTAAAAAGCTCCTCCACTATGAATTCAGAAGCTTTGCGCTTTGAAATGGACCGTGACACATTCCCAGAATCTACTTCCACTTCAGCCGCTGTAACTCCCTGGTTGCCGGCCAATGACATTCCCAAAATTGGGAAAAGAACCACCGGAACGCCATGAGAATCCTCCAGAATTTTGTCTGGAAGTATGGCGAATGGATCCGTGGTGTCCCCAGGTGTCCCACCGGGTTCAAGAATGGACATGTCTTTATAGACCATTGAGGCATTTGGGAAGTCCACTCTGTGTCTGATTAAACCTTTGACCGGCTCGATTTTTAAGACAGTCTTGAGAGGCTGGAGTCGATTGTGTGCCGTCGAAAACCCAGCAGTGTTCAGCTCCCCTCTCCTTTCTAATCCACTCTGACCTGAGCTGCAGCCTAAGGGTCGTTCTTCATTTGGAAGGCAGGGATCGAATGTCTCTGAATCTGCGCTCCGGATCACCTCCGGATCTCTGATTTCAACCCTCTGAGTTCCACTGTGTGTTGAGAAACTATGagctgggagagggagaggggaggggagagaggagagggggaaagGCTTTGTCTTATTACTTTGACACAAAATAACATTTCCTGATAGTACGCATTTTTTACAAGCTCCCAGACAAATTTAACATTTATTGTAAATTACGAATCACTCTAGttcgaacagctgagtgtaaaggatactgggaaatgtattaacttgcatccagattagtgccTCTAATGTATTTGGGAACTACAGATCCAACAATGCATTTTGAGTTGCTATAGTTCTCACACAAAAACTTGCACTATCCTTACAGActaaagtggaggtgttgaaagcagtggataatgcaccacgacacaagaaaaagaaagatgttgctgcagatttcaacatgcCCACGAACACTGTATACTtgcaatgtacattttttaaaagtttcaataaaatgcacagtacttttaaaatgtataatacttgTCATTGTTCTGTAACTTAAATTTGATTTCACTGGTACTGTAAcgtcaataaaaactgacaggatGCATTTGGCTTTAGACACATTTTTTGCTgctcccttgaaattcgtattagtGAGAACTGATTATTAGTATTAGTGAGAACTGACTAAAACAGGGAAGATTCATCACTGCCATTTGCTAGACAGGTCTCAAATGCgcagttgtgaaagaaacatATGTTATAGAAAACATATATTGTCATATGATATCTGCTACTACACTGGGTTAAAGCAAGTTCTCAGATTCCATGCCTTACTCtaaggaaatctgttacactcgcacttcctaggtcacctcAGTAGAGTCACTGGCTGtgtgtcagtcaacaggggaagcagcagctgattggttaatgaaagAAGCCGTGGACTGGGTGcagtttcaccctccaggtgaccaaggaagtgcagcgCGATCTGTTTgcacaagccatgctttcagattaaTTTAACCCAGTGAAGTAGCAGATgaaatgaaaatccatgttttgctGGAACATCttttcaaactgcacatttgagacttgtGTAGCGATTGGCAAGTGTaggattattttgttagttaccaATATTAAAAGTAAATTTAAAGagccccgattttctccccaatttagaatgtccaattctttctccctcaccgcagcaactccccacacagctctgatcccacgaccaaggaACTCTAGAGCAGATGTCGGCGAGCTACCGAACTCTGGAGGACataggccagccctgcaggtgtctgccccagctcactgggtgcctgtcCGGTAGGGTTTTGCCTCTTTAACCCAAGGGACCGCCAGAACCAAAgcgatgctccctgtggaatccccagcaaagaccagtgACTTCGCCCAGCCCGGAACCTGCGCTCCCGACTGTatgacttaccctgcacaccatgcggccgtgcctttaccaggggaaacGCCCAATATTACAAGTCTTATATTAATATTACAGTGCGTTAAACTCACTCTGTTCACTTACACATCTAATCTCGGTATCAGTGCTTTCCACCGCTCTAGGTGAAGATATCCGACTCCCAGTCCTCCCAGTAACAGACAACCCCAGGACCAGTACGCCCCAAGGGCTGAACCCCAGTTCAAACCCACGCCCTAGTAGCCTGGAATCTGAACTGTCTGGAATCTCAGTATCACCACTGGTCTGGTAATGGCACGAGTCACGTTTCACCTCCCTCTCCAGTCTCGATCCTGCTCCAGTCCTCCCCTGGGCTGCTTCCTGCTTCTCCTCGCTTGGGTCCTCACGGCTGGCGTCATTCTCTGAGCTCAGTCTCCCATAAGAAGCGAATTCCTCATCCTTTTTGTAATCCCATAACCCCACTTCCGGCCTAATTCCCTGCCCTTCGAATCTTTGAGTCTCAGGCTTGTGTGAACCATTAAGATTTTGATAACTGCTTAAGAAGTCTTTCTGCACAGCCCAAGTAACAGTCATGTCAGGTGTGCTGTTTTCCTCTCTGTTCTCCTCCAGCACCTCTCCCTCCCTTCTCCCTGCTCCCCCTTCTCctccagctcctctccctctcctccagctcctctccctctccctgctcccccctctctcctccagctcctctccctcccccctctctcctccagcCTCTCTGCCCCCATCCCTTGCTCTCTCGTGGACCCGTCTGTGCTTGGCAGCGTTGGAAGCGTCTCTGAAGCTCTTTGCGCAGCGCTGGCAGTGGTAGGGCCTCTCTCCAGTGTGGAGTCTCTTGTGGGTGGCGAGGGAGGAGGGTTGGGTGAAGCCCTTGGCACAGTAAGGGCAGAGGTAGGGTCTCTCACGGGTGTGCACGTTGTAGTGGTCACGCAGGTTCGAGGCGCACTGGAAGAAGCGCAAGCAGATCGTGCAGCTCAGACGCTTGCTGCTGTTTTTATTGCTGCCGCTGCCTGCTGCCTCGCTGGCCCGTGGCTGCCTGCCATGCTGGGCTTGCTCGTGGTACAGCAGCTCCGAGGCGTGTCTGAAGGGTAGGCCAAACGTGCCGCACATCAGCAGGAAGACGGAGAGCCGGGGGAGGGAGTTGGGGAGCGCGCCAGCTTCCTGTTCTCCCTGTTCCTGCTTTCCCCCTCCCAACCCCCCTGCCGCTGAGGGACCCCTGAGTGTCAGCAAAGACATGACCCccccaccctcctcctcctcccagcaaCTCACCTGGAAGTGTGTAGAGTGAAGGGGACTGTACTGTACTCTGAGTTTAGTTTATACACtacactggactggactggactgtgaTGCAATGTACTGTACTCCTAGTTTATATAGTATAGCGATGAGCTgaataatactgtactgaaaCCTATAGCATAGCTAAGCTCAATACTACAGAAaactataaaatattataatgtaTTGTAGTATACTCCAGGTTTCTATAGTATAGAGATGGGCTGCATCATACTACACTCAGATTCTTTAGTATAGAACTCTTTACTATACTTTACTCTTGGTATACTATACTGGACTGTAATGTAATGTTGAGAGTATCTGTAGTGCAGGGATTAACTCACAAGTATACTGTACTACACCGTACTCTTGGTATCTATGGCGTTTGACTAATACTATACTATGCTGTACTCCAAGCTGTATAATATGAGGATGAAATTGATGCTATGCTATACTGCAAGTTGCACTCAATACTACGGTGCAGGAATTAACTTTTACACTATagtatactgtacaatactgtgATGTAGTATACCATGCTATACTCAGAGTTTATATAGTATAAGGATGAACTTCTTAATACTGTGCAACACTGCGCTACATTACACTATACTAACTCTGAGCTCAGCACTTCTACAGTATGTAATGCATTTACTAGAATACGCTATTCCATGCTATTCTATACTACACGAAACTCGGCTTCGGTGGTATTTGGAAAAGCTGCTGGCGCCGCATTTCTCTTTCTTTTAACCTAgaaatgaagaaagaaagaaatgttatTGTATTAAACAGATATTAGCAtgcaatactaaaaataataatgcatgtaCTATTAtgatgtttatttgttgttattacgGGTGTTTCTAAGTGTTTAGTGGCTGCCTCTGATCATGTTCAGAGTGTAGGtcattctcttgcactctttgctgtgtcggACGGGTCTGttctacaaagagtgcaagagaatgaaATGGATTAGATTAGAAGCACCAACCCAGCATTTAGAAAcaatacagtcacagacaaaagtattggcacgcTCCtcttaatataagatcattcaagaaaacgtgttaaatacaagcatttagtgaacattagccactaattgaTATGGCAAAGAACGAaatacagacacatacacacttaTACATACTCTTATGaatacagacacatacacacttaTACATACTCTTATAAATACAGATACATACACactttctggtagtttaacaaacaacctTTATAATAGCAgttacacaatttaaaatatttgttcatgacaaaagtattggtatGATAATTCCTAACCAGTacgttggtgaaatctgggcccagtctgtcttgcatatttccttcagctcagacagattggatacacaatgcttggctgcagcttttttcagatcagtgcaaagcatttctattggattgagatctgatgattgtgaaggccattccagaGCTTCTATCTTTATTTAGTTCAAGAactccagagttgacttagccatatgctttgggtcattgtcgtgttggaagacAAACTGTCTGCCAAGCAGCCTACTAGCAGATGGCATccttgtactttgtagaatgttgtgatacatggctgcattcatttgatGTTCAATCATatcaatgtctccagtccctgaactaaTAAAACACCCCACATCATGACATCATGACCAAAGCAGCTCCATGTctcttggctgttaatcttgaaTTTGTATcagctgctcagatgatt
The Acipenser ruthenus chromosome 59, fAciRut3.2 maternal haplotype, whole genome shotgun sequence DNA segment above includes these coding regions:
- the LOC117410053 gene encoding zinc finger protein 768-like is translated as MSHSFSTHSGTQRVEIRDPEVIRSADSETFDPCLPNEERPLGCSSGQSGLERRGELNTAGFSTAHNRLQPLKTVLKIEPVKGLIRHRVDFPNASMVYKDMSILEPGGTPGDTTDPFAILPDKILEDSHGVPVVLFPILGMSLAGNQGVTAAEVEVDSGNVSRSISKRKASEFIVEELFTDISDLPIRSPKTGNDAAGNPSHFTGHKDRLNIISFPTLLKQLHRIPPDLGENPINNNYNNNNTHSLSASSSASYNSECYIEGDIMEHNGFTLKSYPVLIKLIQTPADPTSLEKASPGVESQEEQSSHGSSNIGSCQNHVSQNPWLVPDEPTGCSMQEKLSGFQNRDSENRLGFPTLIEVDGQEYLARFGDLHAGSARVGTGNELVMDDPEQTQEEKEEESVLDPERHGISDFQMQSQHPFVDPLGLPEEGKTRSQAGSVWETHSAAWGLLDEGILKKEAASKQRPLTPHSFSQTTLPSPSPALTAPERPYLCFACEKRFRRATDLKEHLRVHTGERPFSCPVCCKAFTQASALATHRRIHTGEKPFQCRVCLKRFNSSSNFAKHRRTHSTARGGSPRYPCPFCRRTFREASSQTRHLSRVHGGGGGGGEDYTVMD